Proteins co-encoded in one Brassica oleracea var. oleracea cultivar TO1000 chromosome C4, BOL, whole genome shotgun sequence genomic window:
- the LOC106337675 gene encoding MATE efflux family protein 5-like, producing MKKESNDVLSWPLIEQKSSGIKEEVKKQLWLAGPLIAVSLLQFCLQVISVMFVGHLGSLPLSAAAVATSFASVTGFTFLMGTASALDTVCGQSYGAKLYGMLGIQMQRAMLVLTLYSIPLSIIWANTEHFLLFFGQDKSIAHLSGSYAKFMIPSIFAYGLLQCLNRFLQAQNNVFPVVLCSGVTTCLHVILCWALVLKSGLGFRGAAVANAISYWLNVILLSCYVKYSPSCSLTWTGFSKEALRDIIPFMKLAIPSALMVCLEMWSFEFMVLSSGLLPNPVLETSVLSICLNTSGTIWMIPFGLSGAASTRVSNELGGGNPKVAKLAVRVVLSIAILESILVGSVLILIRKIWGFAYSSDPEVVNFVASMLPILALGHCLDSFQSVLSGVARGCGWQKIGAVVNLGSYYLVGIPVGLLLGFHFHLGGRGLWLGIICALIVQGVCLSIITFLTNWDEEVKKATSRVESSSGVKNFTTENGTILVF from the exons ATGAAGAAGGAGAGTAACGATGTGTTGTCGTGGCCTCTCATTGAGCAGAAGAGTAGTGGAATAAAGGAGGAAGTGAAGAAGCAGCTATGGCTTGCTGGACCACTAATAGCAGTGAGTCTACTTCAGTTTTGTCTTCAAGTAATATCGGTTATGTTCGTCGGACATCTTGGCTCTCTTCCTCTCTCTGCCGCTGCCGTTGCCACCTCATTCGCTTCAGTCACCGGCTTCACCTTCCTC ATGGGAACAGCAAGTGCGTTGGACACAGTCTGTGGCCAATCCTACGGAGCAAAGCTGTACGGAATGCTAGGCATACAGATGCAAAGAGCAATGCTTGTTCTTACACTCTACTCTATTCCTCTCTCCATCATTTGGGCCAACACAGAGCACTTCCTACTCTTCTTCGGCCAAGACAAATCCATTGCACACCTCTCTGGCTCCTACGCCAAGTTCATGATCCCTAGCATCTTCGCCTACGGTCTTCTCCAATGTCTCAACAGGTTCTTGCAGGCGCAGAACAATGTGTTTCCCGTGGTTTTGTGTTCTGGAGTCACCACTTGTCTTCATGTGATCCTCTGTTGGGCCTTGGTGTTGAAATCTGGTTTAGGGTTTAGAGGAGCTGCTGTGGCCAATGCTATCTCGTATTGGCTTAATGTCATCCTATTGTCGTGTTACGTCAAGTATTCTCCTTCTTGCTCACTCACCTGGACCGGTTTCTCTAAGGAGGCTCTACGCGATATCATCCCTTTTATGAAGCTTGCTATTCCTTCTGCACTTATGGTCTG CCTAGAGATGTGGTCCTTTGAATTTATGGTTCTCTCGTCCGGACTTCTTCCCAACCCGGTTTTAGAAACTTCTGTCCTATCAATCTG CCTTAATACATCAGGAACAATATGGATGATCCCATTTGGCCTCAGTGGCGCCGCAAG CACAAGGGTGTCAAATGAATTAGGAGGAGGGAATCCCAAAGTGGCTAAGCTTGCGGTTCGTGTGGTCTTGAGCATCGCAATCTTAGAGAGCATACTAGTTGGTTCCGTATTGATATTGATAAGGAAGATATGGGGATTCGCATACAGTAGTGACCCAGAAGTAGTCAACTTTGTAGCCTCGATGTTGCCGATTCTTGCCTTAGGCCATTGCCTAGACAGCTTCCAAAGTGTTCTTTCAG GGGTTGCTAGAGGATGTGGATGGCAGAAGATAGGAGCTGTTGTGAATCTTGGATCATATTATCTTGTAGGAATTCCTGTGGGATTGTTACTTGGTTTTCACTTTCACTTGGGTGGTCGG GGGCTTTGGCTGGGAATTATATGTGCACTCATCGTTCAAGGTGTATGTCTCTCCATCATCACCTTTCTTACAAATTGGGATGAAGAG GTCAAGAAAGCTACAAGCAGAGTTGAATCTTCTTCTGGTGTGAAGAATTTTACAACCGAGAATGGGACAATTCTTGTATTCTGA
- the LOC106342308 gene encoding LOW QUALITY PROTEIN: RRP12-like protein (The sequence of the model RefSeq protein was modified relative to this genomic sequence to represent the inferred CDS: deleted 1 base in 1 codon), producing MDSLCLDIETGLCLTPSEPDLPLSADFGEFMLSRLSQSKRPDHNHLCAVIDELSKALAEGNHSRTPVAYFAATCSSLDSLLSADAESPMDVVQPHVVILSLVFPKVSPGVLKRNGLALRLVLSVLRLRSVTSECLISALKCLVHLLMMGNEVSEAHSILLNLVTHSDGKVRKLANSCLRDVLEKTRGTKACQSVSGTIAESFQKHLDLAHKSEARSAEGAQQVLYLLSTLKECLALMSKKHIANVIEGFKMLMVTRDAFVARPVIDSLNALCLNPTSEVPAEALVEVLYHAAVLFSAPETSADAMTFTARLMKVGMMRAFSMNRDVCVVKLPGVFNGLKDIIASDHEEAIFAATDALKSLICSCIDESLIREGINGIRNSNLDVKKSSPTVIEKLCATVESLLDYKYHAVWDMAFQVVSTMFNKLGEESSFFMRKTLEDLSDMQGLPDEGFPYRKQLHECVGSALGAMRPETFLNIVRLNLEASDLSEVNVWLFPILKQYTVGGRLSFFTETIFRMIETMSQKAQQLKLQGLTAASRSVDSLVYSLWALLPSFCNYPVDTAESFEDLGRILCGALQTQAENRGIICTSLNILIQQNKKVVEGKEVPVNDASPALVRAIARYDSHSAAANLEVIRSCAPKLLDVLSKIFHESGKDDGGSLQSAIGNLASIAEKKTVSKLLFKTLRELLMATKTAIAEDERPVSGMDVDNAADKNSSSNLRARLFDLLVSLLPGLDGQEVDTVFSSLKPAMQDPKGQIQKKAYKVLSVILKSSDGFVSKNLEELLELMHNICHVSAKRHKLDCLYFLLAYASKTDDLKARKDIVSSFLPEVILALKEVNKKTRSRAYDVLVQIGHAYADEENGGDNEKLHGYFNMVVGCLAGEKPQMISAAVKGVARLTYEFSDLIASAYNLLPSTFLLLQRKNKEITKANLGLLKVLVAKSPVEGLHANLKSIVEGLLKWPEGTKNLFKAKVRLLLEMLIKKCGTEAVKSVMPEEHRKLLTNIRKVKERKERKYAAGSEMSRSQHSKETLSKASRWNDTKIFSDFADEDEDSDGDYMDAESNGRSKAPSVLKSKASKKHPRQSHLEVDESDDEPLDLMDRYKTRSALRSSELGRKRKADSDEEAEFDAEGRLIIYEGERSKRKEISDADSDAKSRFSVNTSRKNQKRLKTSESGYAYTGKEYASKKASGDLKRKDKLEPYAYWPLDRKMMSRRPDQRAVAVRGMSSVVKLTKRLEGKSAAEALATTKFKKFRSGKKKSAGKKKSK from the exons ATGGATTCATTATGTCTCGACATTGAAACCGGCTTGTGCCTCACACCCTCAGAACCAGACCTCCCTCTTTCCGCTGACTTTGGGGAGTTCATGCTCTCTCGCTTATCACAATCCAAACGACCTGACCATAACCACCTCTGCGCTGTAATCGACGAGCTATCAAAAGCTCTAGCGGAAGGTAACCATAGCCGGACCCCCGTGGCTTACTTCGCCGCAACGTGCAGCTCCCTGGACAGCCTCTTGTCTGCAGACGCTGAATCACCTATGGATGTAGTCCAGCCACATGTTGTCATCCTTTCCCTTGTGTTCCCTAAAGTCTCACCAGGAGTACTGAAGAGGAATGGTTTGGCTTTGCGTCTCGTCCTCAGCGTTCTGCGTCTAAGATCAGTTACATCTGAGTGCTTGATCTCAGCATTGAAGTGTTTAGTTCATCTCCTCATGATGGGGAATGAAGTCTCTGAAGCTCACAGCATCTTGCTGAATCTTGTAACTCATTCAGATGGAAAGGTAAGAAAGCTAGCAAACTCGTGTCTCCGTGATGTCCTGGAGAAAACTCGTGGTACAAAGGCATGTCAATCAGTGAGTGGAACTATCGCAGAATCATTCCAGAAACATCTAGACCTCGCTCATAAGTCAGAAGCGCGCTCTGCGGAAGGAGCACAGCAAGTGCTTTACCTTCTCAGCACTCTAAAAGAATGCTTGGCCCTGATGTCGAAGAAACACATAGCTAATGTGATTGAGGGCTTTAAGATGCTGATGGTTACGCGAGATGCATTCGTAGCAAGGCCAGTGATCGACTCTTTAAACGCACTTTGTCTCAATCCAACATCCGAGGTTCCGGCTGAGGCGCTGGTCGAAGTGTTGTATCATGCTGCTGTACTGTTCTCGGCGCCGGAAACATCTGCTGATGCCATGACCTTCACAGCACGCTTGATGAAAGTTGGGATGATGAGGGCTTTTTCTATGAACAGAGATGTTTGCGTGGTTAAGCTTCCTGGTGTGTTCAATGGTCTGAAAG ATATTATTGCGTCTGATCATGAGGAGGCAATCTTTGCAGCAACCGATGCGTTGAAGAGTTTAATATGTTCATGCATTGATGAAAGCTTGATCAGGGAAGGCATCAACGGAATCCGGAATTCAAACTTGGATGTAAAGAAGTCTAGTCCAACAGTTATTGAAAAACTGTGTGCAACGGTTGAAAGCTTGCTTGATTACAAGTACCATGCGGTCTGGGACATGGCTTTTCAAGTTGTTTCGACCATGTTCAATAAATTAG GGGAAGAATCTTCATTTTTTATGAGGAAGACCCTCGAGGATTTATCAGATATGCAAGGTTTACCTGATGAAGGCTTTCCTTATAGGAAACAG TTGCATGAGTGTGTAGGATCAGCTCTTGGTGCTATGCGACCTGAAACATTTCTAAACATTGTGCGTTTAAACCTTGAGGCGAGTGATCTGTCTGAGGTAAACGTTTGGCTCTTCCCAATCCTGAAGCAGTACACAGTTGGAGGACGGCTAAGTTTCTTCACGGAGACTATTTTTAGAATGATAGAAACAATGAGCCAGAAAGCTCAACAG CTCAAGCTACAAGGTCTTACTGCAGCATCTAGGAGTGTGGATTCTCTCGTATACTCATTGTGGGCTCTGTTA CCTTCATTTTGTAATTATCCTGTGGATACTGCGGAGAGCTTTGAGGATCTGGGGAGAATATTGTGTGGAGCTCTTCAAACGCAGGCTGAAAACCGTGGAATTATATGCACCAGTTTGAATATTCTGATTCAACAAAATAAGAAAGTTGTGGAGGGTAAGGAAGTACCTGTCAATGATGCAAGTCCTGCGTTGGTTCGAGCTATCGCTCGTTATGATTCACACAGTGCGGCAGCTAATTTGGAAGTTATACGGTCGTGTGCTCCTAAGTTATTGGATGTTTTGTCAAAAATATTTCATGAATCTGGCAAAGATGATGGCGGTTCTCTTCAG TCTGCGATAGGGAATTTGGCTTCCATAGCGGAGAAAAAGACTGTTTCAAAGCTACTTTTCAAGACACTGCGAGAGCTTTTAATGGCTACGAAAACTGCCATAGCAGAAGATGAAAGACCTGTTAGTGGGATGGACGTGGATAATGCTGCAGACAAAAATTCTTCTTCAAACCTTAG GGCAAGGTTGTTTGATCTGTTAGTTTCTCTTTTACCTGGTTTGGATGGTCAAGAAGTAGATACCGTATTCAGTTCTTTGAAGCCTGCAATGCAG GATCCCAAGGGACAAATTCAAAAGAAAGCGTACAAAGTTCTTTCAGTTATCTTGAAG AGTTCTGATGGATTTGTTTCAAAGAACCTGGAGGAGTTGCTTGAGCTGATGCACAATATATGCCATGTCTCTGCCAAGCGCCATAAACTTGATTGCTTATACTTCCTATTAGCTTATGCGTCAAAGACG GATGATCTAAAGGCGAGAAAGGACATTGTTTCTTCATTTCTACCCGAAGTTATACTTGCTTTAAAGGAG GTAAATAAGAAAACAAGAAGCAGAGCCTATGACGTGCTTGTTCAGATTGGGCATGCATACGCAGATGAGGAAAATGGTGGAGACAATGAGAAATTACATGGTTACTTCAATATG GTGGTTGGTTGCTTGGCGGGAGAAAAACCTCAGATGATTAGTGCTGCCGTTAAGGGAGTAGCTCGTTTGACATATGAGTTCTCCGATCTCATAGCTAGTGCTTACAATTTGCTTCCTTCAACATTTCTTCTCCTCCAGAGGAAAAATAAGGAAATCACAAAA GCAAATTTAGGTTTGTTAAAGGTGTTGGTGGCTAAATCACCCGTTGAAGGACTACACGCAAACTTAAAGAGCATTGTTGAAGGCTTACTTAAGTGGCCAGAAGGAACCAAAAACCTTTTTAAAGCAAAG GTGAGGCTTTTGTTGGAGATGCTCATCAAGAAATGTGGCACGGAGGCTGTCAAGTCTGTGATGCCTGAGGAACATAGGAAGCTCCTTACAAACATCCGAAAG GTTAAGGAACGTAAAGAGAGGAAATATGCAGCTGGCTCTGAGATGAGTAGATCTCAGCATTCAAAAGAAACCCTATCAAA GGCCAGCCGGTGGAATGATACCAAGATATTTTCTGATTTTGCGGATGAAGACGAGGACAGCGATGGAGACTACATGGATGCAGAGTCGAATGGCCGTAGCAAGGCTCCCTCTGTATTGAAATCTAAAGCATCCAAAAAACATCCGAGGCAGAGTCATCTTGAAGTTGACGAGTCAGATGATGAACCGCTTGACTTAATGGACCGATACAAAACAAGATCAGCCCTTCGATCAAGCGAGCTTGGCAGAAAACGGAAAGCTGACTCGGATGAAGAAGCAGAGTTTGATGCGGAAGGACGGCTAATCATCTACGAAGGAGAGAGATCCAAAAGAAAAGAAATCTCTGATGCAGATTCGGATGCCAAGAGCAGGTTCTCTGTAAACACATCGAGGAAGAACCAGAAGAGGTTAAAGACATCAGAGTCTGGATACGCTTACACAGGGAAAGAGTATGCAAGCAAAAAGGCAAGTGGGGATCTTAAGAGGAAAGATAAGCTTGAACCGTATGCATATTGGCCACTTGACCGTAAGATGATGAGCCGTAGACCAGATCAGAGGGCGGTTGCAGTCAGAGGTATGTCTAGTGTGGTTAAGCTGACGAAGAGGTTGGAAGGTAAGAGCGCTGCGGAAGCACTTGCCACTACTAAGTTCAAAAAGTTCAGGAGTGGTAAGAAGAAATCGGCTGGGAAGAAGAAAAGCAAGTAA